GCTGACAATGTTAAATCAAGGGCGATCGGCCGTGCATTGCCGGGATCGATGAGAAGGGCCGGATCTTCCCCGTCATGCGTCGCGGTCACCTGAATCTCACCATCCGGCTTCTCGAGTCCCGGACTCGAAGCGAGCGGCTGCTTGTCGAGGATCACGTTCACGACGGCCACCAGATCGAGGATGCTGATGACTTGATCACCAGTCATCTCCGCGTTCTCTAATCCCTGGCCGGTGAGGGTGTTGATGCCCAAGATATGGTTGACGATCACGACGATGTCGAGGATGTTGACCGTTCCGTCGACGTTTGCATCACCAGGGATCCCTTCCCCTCCGCCGGGATCCAGCAGCGAGAGGGCCGCGGCGGCCCGGAGTTTGCCGTAACCCCAGGACTCGTTCGGGACCGCGCCGGTGTAGCCATCTGCGGCAGCGCCGGAGTGGATCGCGGCGCTGATCTCGGATTGCCCCGCGGATGGGGCGGCCTGGGCGAGGAGCGCCGCGACGGCGGCGACGTGGGGACCGGCCGCGCTCGTCCCGCCGAAAGAGGTGTAGGTTGCCGGCGTGGCATTGTACGCATCCTTAGAGCGGGCCGCGTAAATGTCGTAATTGCCGGGGGCGGCGATGTCCATCACGTTGACGCCGTCGATCCTGGGGCCGCGGTTGCTGAAGCCGCTCAGACCCCCAACGTCTGCGTAGTAACCGCGCGTGCTGTAGGAGGCGACCGCCAGCGCGCTGTCGGCCGTGGCGGGAAGATCGATCGTCGTGTCGTCGTCGAGATGGCTCTGCCAGACGACCCCATAACCCCAGGAGGAGATGTCGTCGAGGCTCCACAAGCCAAGGGGCCGGGAGGACGCCGTCTGGTTGGTCACCGCAAGCGTCCAGTTACCGGTTGCCAGAGGCTCCCCGCCCTGCAGCCCTTTGTACAATGTGAGGAAGACGCCCGCCGTTCCGCGCGGCGAGACATCTCTTGCATAGTAGATGGATCCGTCGGTGCCCATCGAAAGGGTTCCATTCGGGGGAGATGTGGGGATCATGACCGGTGAACCCGTTGGGGACTGGACTTGGACGTCTATCTCACTGGAGGTTCCAGGCCAGAGGATGCTGAAGAAGATGTAGCGCGTCGTGGCGTAGTACGGTCCTTCCTGCGCGGTCGGAACGTGGAACGGCAGATTCAGGTTCGCTCCCGGCCCGAGGTCGGCCGATGCGTGCTTCCCTCCGCCGCTGTAATTGCCGGCCGGGCAGACCTGAACAATTCCCTGGGCCGCCGAGCTGTTGACAGCCTGTTCCCATGCGGAAGAACCATCGGTGAAGTGATAGGTGATCGCTCCGATCTCCCAGAGGAAAATCTTCGCTCCCTGGTCCGAGGCCCAGTTCATCACCTTGGTGAACTGTACCTCGTCTGCGATGTCAATCCCGCTGAAGATATTCGCAACAACCAGCTCCACATCGGGAGCGAGTCCGACGAGCTTGCGACCGCGCCCCGCGCTGTCCTGGGCCAGGACACCGCAAACGCCCGTTCCGTGGCCGTTGGCGTCGCTTTCACAATCTATCAGGTTGGTTCCGCGATTCCACTCCTGATTTGTATAAGGATTGTAAACCGCCTTGACTTTCGAGCTGCCGAGTCCGATCAGCATCTCCCCAGGATCGAGCCTGCCATTTGCGTTCGTGTCGCCAGCGATAAAGAACCGCTCGCCGAAGCAAGGGGAGGTATCGGTGAATCCGTAGGAGCGGCCGTAGTTTCGCCATCCGTCCCCATTGGCGTCGTTGTAGAGCCAGTCCCTGTCGGTGTCATAGAAGCCGTCGAGAAAGAGCGGGCCCGCCTGCGTAGGGTCGTCATAAACCGCTCCGTCGAGAAACCGGAGCGTCTCCCCGGTTCCCGCCTGGGAGTTCCCGTCGAGGTCGACCGCGTCGGTGCCTGGATCGAACTGGCTGTTGGCGTTGACATCGATCCAGGAGTAGGTCCCCCCGTCGTCGCGGAAGAAGCCGGGGTGGAAGATGTCGATCCCCGTGTCGAGATCGGCGATGGTGACACCCTCTCCACAAATCGGCTGCTGTAGAGCGTCGACTTGCGCCCAGACCTGATCGACCTGCGTCTCGGGGACGGAGAGATCGAGCGGACGCTGGACCGCCGGTCTCCAGGTCGTGTCGAGACGCTCAACTGCGGGGAGATCGGCCAGGTCGGCCAGCTTTTCCGGGGCGATCCGGCCGGAGTAGATCGATCCGACATGTGCCATCGACCCGGAGGGCAGCCGGTCAAACTCGAAACCGGACGCGCGGCACGCCTGCAGATCGCCGGCCGTCGGTTCTGCTGTGAAGGAAACCACCACGCCCATCCGTCCATCGGCGGTCTTCGGATCGCCCACCCGTCGGGCAAGGAGGCCCGCACGCACTTCCGGCGCCAGGCCGCGAATCGTCGCGAGTGCCGGCGTCTCGATTGCAGCGAGGCGCCCGGAGGCGTCCGCGCGGTCGGCACTGAAGATCGACAGAAGAAGAAAGAATGACAACCAGAATCCATTAAGAGTACGCCGGGCACACACCGGCTTCCGGTGTCTCACATGGAAGCACACGCAAGGAACTCGCATCTTCACTCCCGTTCTGAGTGTCTTGAAGGTACACCGCTCACGATTGATGAGTTTAGGGGCGCGGCGGGGCGGCCGCAAGCAGCGCGATGTTATGAAATTCGATTGGGGTCAAAATTCCACCTCGAATATCCCTGTTTCGAAATGGGCCGCTCTTTTGGTTGATGCCGGCCCCGGTGGTGTGAGTTGCCGGGGTTCGCTATATGTGTAAATTTTAAGGGGTGTTGCGGCTGCGATATTTTGGATTGGGTTCTCTGTTTGGGAAAGGTATCGCTCGGATACCGGCCAAATTACTCGAACTGGGCAATGGATGAAAGAGTAAAAGTTTCACATTCTTCAGATCCGCAAATTAAGTGGTTAATCCGTTTTTATTGTTTTGCGACTTTCTCTTCGTCTACCTAATAATGCACCAAAATGTGCCATTAAAATAGAAAAAACCACACCCAATCCAATAATTAACCCAAAAGAGGTAGACCAGAATGAATCGTCAAGTATAGCAGGGAATGCAACAAAACTATTACAAAGCAAAGGTACAATCCATACCTGTTTTGGATGAAGAATGCAAATCAGAAAAGAGGCAGAAGCATTCATTAAAACCCAAACGACATAAGTTAAAGGTTTGTCAATAAAACCACTAAGAATACCTAGGATCACAAAAGCCAAAAGTGCAGCAATTAGAGAGATTCCTAAGACTGGGATCGAAGCGATACGTTTCATTATTTATTCCTTTTCACAAGCGGGTATTTTTAACACTCTAATTTAGTTAAAATAACTAGTCAATCTACGCTGTCTCTCCGCCATCCGAACTGCTATCATAAAGCCGGTCTCAAGGCGTGGCCCTGTCGAGTAACAGCTCATGATCTGGATTTGATTCAACAAAAAGAAGAGACAGGACATCGGGCCGTACATGCTGTGCCAGCTTAACGCCTAACGACTGTTAGGCAAGACTTCC
This genomic interval from Candidatus Eisenbacteria bacterium contains the following:
- a CDS encoding S8 family serine peptidase, producing the protein MSFFLLLSIFSADRADASGRLAAIETPALATIRGLAPEVRAGLLARRVGDPKTADGRMGVVVSFTAEPTAGDLQACRASGFEFDRLPSGSMAHVGSIYSGRIAPEKLADLADLPAVERLDTTWRPAVQRPLDLSVPETQVDQVWAQVDALQQPICGEGVTIADLDTGIDIFHPGFFRDDGGTYSWIDVNANSQFDPGTDAVDLDGNSQAGTGETLRFLDGAVYDDPTQAGPLFLDGFYDTDRDWLYNDANGDGWRNYGRSYGFTDTSPCFGERFFIAGDTNANGRLDPGEMLIGLGSSKVKAVYNPYTNQEWNRGTNLIDCESDANGHGTGVCGVLAQDSAGRGRKLVGLAPDVELVVANIFSGIDIADEVQFTKVMNWASDQGAKIFLWEIGAITYHFTDGSSAWEQAVNSSAAQGIVQVCPAGNYSGGGKHASADLGPGANLNLPFHVPTAQEGPYYATTRYIFFSILWPGTSSEIDVQVQSPTGSPVMIPTSPPNGTLSMGTDGSIYYARDVSPRGTAGVFLTLYKGLQGGEPLATGNWTLAVTNQTASSRPLGLWSLDDISSWGYGVVWQSHLDDDTTIDLPATADSALAVASYSTRGYYADVGGLSGFSNRGPRIDGVNVMDIAAPGNYDIYAARSKDAYNATPATYTSFGGTSAAGPHVAAVAALLAQAAPSAGQSEISAAIHSGAAADGYTGAVPNESWGYGKLRAAAALSLLDPGGGEGIPGDANVDGTVNILDIVVIVNHILGINTLTGQGLENAEMTGDQVISILDLVAVVNVILDKQPLASSPGLEKPDGEIQVTATHDGEDPALLIDPGNARPIALDLTLSASSDGLGAGPFELELPRGGEWKGRGNRLRDRCIRIVLYRVTDDPLDEPVAVTVKLAGRDDPVSLSWIEGVAVDPAGERIELQPIGFPLRVEAIPATDPSVSSPMEGSFRVVPNPSAGPVSIFLAPRVEHGGNQPRIFSVHDITGASVCRLRVPEGMFRIEWDGRDASGRPAASGLYFVREVGGEGRGLRLLLIR